In Leopardus geoffroyi isolate Oge1 chromosome D1, O.geoffroyi_Oge1_pat1.0, whole genome shotgun sequence, a single window of DNA contains:
- the RPS6KA4 gene encoding ribosomal protein S6 kinase alpha-4 isoform X1, with product MGDEDEDEGCAVELRITEANLTGHEEKVSVENFELLKVLGTGAYGKVFLVRKAVGHDAGKLYAMKVLRKAALVQRAKTQEHTRTERSVLELVRQAPFLVTLHYAFQTDAKLHLILDYVNGGEMFTHLYQRQHFKEAEVRVYGGEIVLALEHLHKLGIIYRDLKLENVLLDAEGHIVLTDFGLSKEFLTEEKERTFSFCGTIEYMAPEIIRSKSGHGKAVDWWSLGILLFELLTGASPFTLEGERNTQAEVSRRILKCSPPFPPRIGPVAQDLLQRLLCKDPKKRLGAGPQGAQEVKSHPFFQGLDWAALAARKIPAPFRPQIRSELDVGNFAEEFTRLEPVYSPPGSPPPGDPRIFQGYSFVAPSILFDHNNAVMTDVLEASGAGDRPGRAAVARSAMMQDSPFFQQYELDLWEPALGQGSFSVCRRCRQRQSGQEFAVKILSRRLEANTQREVAALRLCQSHPNVVKLHDVHHDQLHTYLVLELLRGGELLEHIRKKRHFSESEASQILRSLVSAVSFMHEEAGVVHRDLKPENILYADDTPGAPVKIIDFGFARLRPQSPAGPMQTPCFTLQYAAPELLAQQGYDESCDLWSLGVILYMMLSGQVPFQGASGQGGQSQAAEIMCKIREGRFSLDGEAWQGVSEEAKELVRGLLTVDPAKRLKLEGLRGSTWLQDGSARSSPPLRTPDVLESSGPAVRSGLNATFMAFNRGKREGFFLKSVENAPLAKRRKQKLRSAATSRRVSPAPAAPGRAPAAKGAPRRANGPLSPS from the exons ATGGGggacgaggacgaggacgaggGCTGCGCCGTGGAGCTGCGGATCACCgaag CCAACCTGACCGGGCACGAGGAGAAGGTGAGCGTCGAGAACTTCGAGCTGCTCAAGGTGCTGGGCACGGGAG CCTACGGGAAGGTGTTCCTGGTGCGCAAAGCCGTCGGGCACGACGCAGGCAAGCTGTATGCTATGAAGGTGCTGCGCAAGGCGGCTCTGGTGCAGCGCGCCAAGACCCAGGAGCACACGCGCACCGAGCGCTCGGTGCTGGAGCTGGTGCGCCAGGCGCCCTTCCTGGTTACGCTGCACTACGCCTTCCAGACGGACGCCAAGCTGCACCTCATCCTGG acTATGTGAACGGAGGCGAGATGTTCACCCACCTGTACCAGCGCCAGCACTTTAAAGAGGCCGAGGTGCGCGTGTACGGGGGCGAGATCGTGCTGGCCCTAGAGCACCTACACAAG CTGGGTATCATCTACCGAGACCTGAAGCTGGAGAACGTGCTGCTTGACGCCGAGGGCCACATCGTCCTCACAGACTTTGGGCTCAGCAAGGAGTTCCTGACGGAGGAG AAAGAACGAACCTTCTCCTTCTGTGGCACCATCGAGTACATGGCCCCCGAAATTATCCGCAGCAAGTCGGGGCACGGcaag GCTGTGGACTGGTGGAGCCTGGGTATCTTGCTCTTCGAGCTGCTGACGGGGGCCTCGCCCTTCACCCTGGAGGGCGAGAGGAACACGCAGGCGGAGGTGTCCCG ACGGATCCTGAAgtgctcccctcccttccccccccggATCGGGCCCGTGGCACAGGACCTACTGCAGCGGCTACTTTGCAAAGACCCCAAGAAGCGGCTGGGCGCGGGGCCCCAGGGGGCGCAGGAAGTCAAGAGCCACCCCTTCTTCCAG GGTCTGGATTGGGCTGCTTTGGCTGCCAGGAAAATCCCAGCCCCATTCCGGCCCCAGATCCGCTCGGAGCTGGATGTGGGCAACTTTGCAGAGGAATTTACGCGGCTGGAGCCTGTTTACTCACCCCCTGGCAGCCCCCCGCCTGGGGATCCTCGAATCTTTCAG GGATACTCCTTCGTGGCGCCCTCCATCCTGTTTGACCATAACAACGCGGTGATGACAGATGTGCTGGAAGCATCTGGCGCTGGAGACCGGCCCGGCCGGGCAGCGGTGGCCAGGAGCGCCATGATGCAG GACTCGCCCTTCTTCCAGCAGTACGAGCTGGACCTGTGGGAGCCCGCCCTGGGCCAAGGCAGCTTCTCCGTGTGTCGCCGCTGCCGCCAGCGCCAGAGCGGCCAGGAGTTCGCGGTCAAGATCCTCAGCCGCAG GCTGGAGGCGAACACGCAGCGAGAAGTGGCGGCCCTGCGGCTTTGCCAGTCGCACCCCAATGTGGTGAAATTGCACGATGTGCATCACGACCAG CTGCACACGTACCTGGTTCTGGAGCTGCTGCGGGGCGGGGAGCTGCTGGAGCACATTCGCAAGAAGAGGCACTTCAGCGAGTCCGAAGCGAGCCAGATCCTGCGCAGCCTCGTGTCGGCCGTGAGCTTCATGCACGAGGAGGCCGGCGTGGTGCACCGCGACCTCAAGCCGGAG AACATCCTGTACGCCGACGACACGCCCGGAGCCCCGGTGAAGATCATCGACTTTGGGTTCGCGCGGCTGCGTCCGCAGAGCCCCGCGGGGCCCATGCAGACGCCCTGCTTCACGCTGCAGTACGCAGCCCCCGAGCTGTTGGCGCAGCAGGGTTACGATGAGTCCTGCGACCTCTGGAGCCTCGGCGTCATTCTG tACATGATGCTGTCGGGGCAGGTCCCCTTCCAGGGGGCTTCAGGCCAGGGCGGGCAGAGCCAGGCGGCAGAGATCATGTGCAAGATCCGCGAGGGGCGCTTCTCCCTTGACGGGGAGGCCTGGCAGGGCGTGTCTGAAGAAGCTAAGGAGCTGGTCCGAG GGCTCCTGACGGTGGACCCCGCCAAGCGGCTGAAGCTCGAGGGGCTGCGGGGTAGCACGTGGCTGCAGGACGGCAGCGCGCGCTCCTCGCCCCCACTCCGGACGCCCGACGTGCTGGAATCCTCGGGTCCGGCTGTGCGCTCCGGGCTCAACGCCACCTTCATG GCCTTCAACCGGGGCAAACGCGAGGGCTTCTTCCTGAAGAGCGTGGAGAACGCGCCCCTGGCCAAGCGGCGGAAACAGAAGCTGCGGAGCGCCGCCACCTCCCGCCGCGTCTcccccgcgcccgccgccccggGCAGGGCCCCCGCCGCCAAAGGAGCCCCCAGACGAGCCAACGGCCCCCTGTCCCCCTCCtag
- the RPS6KA4 gene encoding ribosomal protein S6 kinase alpha-4 isoform X3, producing MKVLRKAALVQRAKTQEHTRTERSVLELVRQAPFLVTLHYAFQTDAKLHLILDYVNGGEMFTHLYQRQHFKEAEVRVYGGEIVLALEHLHKLGIIYRDLKLENVLLDAEGHIVLTDFGLSKEFLTEEKERTFSFCGTIEYMAPEIIRSKSGHGKAVDWWSLGILLFELLTGASPFTLEGERNTQAEVSRRILKCSPPFPPRIGPVAQDLLQRLLCKDPKKRLGAGPQGAQEVKSHPFFQGLDWAALAARKIPAPFRPQIRSELDVGNFAEEFTRLEPVYSPPGSPPPGDPRIFQGYSFVAPSILFDHNNAVMTDVLEASGAGDRPGRAAVARSAMMQDSPFFQQYELDLWEPALGQGSFSVCRRCRQRQSGQEFAVKILSRRLEANTQREVAALRLCQSHPNVVKLHDVHHDQLHTYLVLELLRGGELLEHIRKKRHFSESEASQILRSLVSAVSFMHEEAGVVHRDLKPENILYADDTPGAPVKIIDFGFARLRPQSPAGPMQTPCFTLQYAAPELLAQQGYDESCDLWSLGVILYMMLSGQVPFQGASGQGGQSQAAEIMCKIREGRFSLDGEAWQGVSEEAKELVRGLLTVDPAKRLKLEGLRGSTWLQDGSARSSPPLRTPDVLESSGPAVRSGLNATFMAFNRGKREGFFLKSVENAPLAKRRKQKLRSAATSRRVSPAPAAPGRAPAAKGAPRRANGPLSPS from the exons ATGAAGGTGCTGCGCAAGGCGGCTCTGGTGCAGCGCGCCAAGACCCAGGAGCACACGCGCACCGAGCGCTCGGTGCTGGAGCTGGTGCGCCAGGCGCCCTTCCTGGTTACGCTGCACTACGCCTTCCAGACGGACGCCAAGCTGCACCTCATCCTGG acTATGTGAACGGAGGCGAGATGTTCACCCACCTGTACCAGCGCCAGCACTTTAAAGAGGCCGAGGTGCGCGTGTACGGGGGCGAGATCGTGCTGGCCCTAGAGCACCTACACAAG CTGGGTATCATCTACCGAGACCTGAAGCTGGAGAACGTGCTGCTTGACGCCGAGGGCCACATCGTCCTCACAGACTTTGGGCTCAGCAAGGAGTTCCTGACGGAGGAG AAAGAACGAACCTTCTCCTTCTGTGGCACCATCGAGTACATGGCCCCCGAAATTATCCGCAGCAAGTCGGGGCACGGcaag GCTGTGGACTGGTGGAGCCTGGGTATCTTGCTCTTCGAGCTGCTGACGGGGGCCTCGCCCTTCACCCTGGAGGGCGAGAGGAACACGCAGGCGGAGGTGTCCCG ACGGATCCTGAAgtgctcccctcccttccccccccggATCGGGCCCGTGGCACAGGACCTACTGCAGCGGCTACTTTGCAAAGACCCCAAGAAGCGGCTGGGCGCGGGGCCCCAGGGGGCGCAGGAAGTCAAGAGCCACCCCTTCTTCCAG GGTCTGGATTGGGCTGCTTTGGCTGCCAGGAAAATCCCAGCCCCATTCCGGCCCCAGATCCGCTCGGAGCTGGATGTGGGCAACTTTGCAGAGGAATTTACGCGGCTGGAGCCTGTTTACTCACCCCCTGGCAGCCCCCCGCCTGGGGATCCTCGAATCTTTCAG GGATACTCCTTCGTGGCGCCCTCCATCCTGTTTGACCATAACAACGCGGTGATGACAGATGTGCTGGAAGCATCTGGCGCTGGAGACCGGCCCGGCCGGGCAGCGGTGGCCAGGAGCGCCATGATGCAG GACTCGCCCTTCTTCCAGCAGTACGAGCTGGACCTGTGGGAGCCCGCCCTGGGCCAAGGCAGCTTCTCCGTGTGTCGCCGCTGCCGCCAGCGCCAGAGCGGCCAGGAGTTCGCGGTCAAGATCCTCAGCCGCAG GCTGGAGGCGAACACGCAGCGAGAAGTGGCGGCCCTGCGGCTTTGCCAGTCGCACCCCAATGTGGTGAAATTGCACGATGTGCATCACGACCAG CTGCACACGTACCTGGTTCTGGAGCTGCTGCGGGGCGGGGAGCTGCTGGAGCACATTCGCAAGAAGAGGCACTTCAGCGAGTCCGAAGCGAGCCAGATCCTGCGCAGCCTCGTGTCGGCCGTGAGCTTCATGCACGAGGAGGCCGGCGTGGTGCACCGCGACCTCAAGCCGGAG AACATCCTGTACGCCGACGACACGCCCGGAGCCCCGGTGAAGATCATCGACTTTGGGTTCGCGCGGCTGCGTCCGCAGAGCCCCGCGGGGCCCATGCAGACGCCCTGCTTCACGCTGCAGTACGCAGCCCCCGAGCTGTTGGCGCAGCAGGGTTACGATGAGTCCTGCGACCTCTGGAGCCTCGGCGTCATTCTG tACATGATGCTGTCGGGGCAGGTCCCCTTCCAGGGGGCTTCAGGCCAGGGCGGGCAGAGCCAGGCGGCAGAGATCATGTGCAAGATCCGCGAGGGGCGCTTCTCCCTTGACGGGGAGGCCTGGCAGGGCGTGTCTGAAGAAGCTAAGGAGCTGGTCCGAG GGCTCCTGACGGTGGACCCCGCCAAGCGGCTGAAGCTCGAGGGGCTGCGGGGTAGCACGTGGCTGCAGGACGGCAGCGCGCGCTCCTCGCCCCCACTCCGGACGCCCGACGTGCTGGAATCCTCGGGTCCGGCTGTGCGCTCCGGGCTCAACGCCACCTTCATG GCCTTCAACCGGGGCAAACGCGAGGGCTTCTTCCTGAAGAGCGTGGAGAACGCGCCCCTGGCCAAGCGGCGGAAACAGAAGCTGCGGAGCGCCGCCACCTCCCGCCGCGTCTcccccgcgcccgccgccccggGCAGGGCCCCCGCCGCCAAAGGAGCCCCCAGACGAGCCAACGGCCCCCTGTCCCCCTCCtag
- the RPS6KA4 gene encoding ribosomal protein S6 kinase alpha-4 isoform X2, translated as MGDEDEDEGCAVELRITEAYGKVFLVRKAVGHDAGKLYAMKVLRKAALVQRAKTQEHTRTERSVLELVRQAPFLVTLHYAFQTDAKLHLILDYVNGGEMFTHLYQRQHFKEAEVRVYGGEIVLALEHLHKLGIIYRDLKLENVLLDAEGHIVLTDFGLSKEFLTEEKERTFSFCGTIEYMAPEIIRSKSGHGKAVDWWSLGILLFELLTGASPFTLEGERNTQAEVSRRILKCSPPFPPRIGPVAQDLLQRLLCKDPKKRLGAGPQGAQEVKSHPFFQGLDWAALAARKIPAPFRPQIRSELDVGNFAEEFTRLEPVYSPPGSPPPGDPRIFQGYSFVAPSILFDHNNAVMTDVLEASGAGDRPGRAAVARSAMMQDSPFFQQYELDLWEPALGQGSFSVCRRCRQRQSGQEFAVKILSRRLEANTQREVAALRLCQSHPNVVKLHDVHHDQLHTYLVLELLRGGELLEHIRKKRHFSESEASQILRSLVSAVSFMHEEAGVVHRDLKPENILYADDTPGAPVKIIDFGFARLRPQSPAGPMQTPCFTLQYAAPELLAQQGYDESCDLWSLGVILYMMLSGQVPFQGASGQGGQSQAAEIMCKIREGRFSLDGEAWQGVSEEAKELVRGLLTVDPAKRLKLEGLRGSTWLQDGSARSSPPLRTPDVLESSGPAVRSGLNATFMAFNRGKREGFFLKSVENAPLAKRRKQKLRSAATSRRVSPAPAAPGRAPAAKGAPRRANGPLSPS; from the exons ATGGGggacgaggacgaggacgaggGCTGCGCCGTGGAGCTGCGGATCACCgaag CCTACGGGAAGGTGTTCCTGGTGCGCAAAGCCGTCGGGCACGACGCAGGCAAGCTGTATGCTATGAAGGTGCTGCGCAAGGCGGCTCTGGTGCAGCGCGCCAAGACCCAGGAGCACACGCGCACCGAGCGCTCGGTGCTGGAGCTGGTGCGCCAGGCGCCCTTCCTGGTTACGCTGCACTACGCCTTCCAGACGGACGCCAAGCTGCACCTCATCCTGG acTATGTGAACGGAGGCGAGATGTTCACCCACCTGTACCAGCGCCAGCACTTTAAAGAGGCCGAGGTGCGCGTGTACGGGGGCGAGATCGTGCTGGCCCTAGAGCACCTACACAAG CTGGGTATCATCTACCGAGACCTGAAGCTGGAGAACGTGCTGCTTGACGCCGAGGGCCACATCGTCCTCACAGACTTTGGGCTCAGCAAGGAGTTCCTGACGGAGGAG AAAGAACGAACCTTCTCCTTCTGTGGCACCATCGAGTACATGGCCCCCGAAATTATCCGCAGCAAGTCGGGGCACGGcaag GCTGTGGACTGGTGGAGCCTGGGTATCTTGCTCTTCGAGCTGCTGACGGGGGCCTCGCCCTTCACCCTGGAGGGCGAGAGGAACACGCAGGCGGAGGTGTCCCG ACGGATCCTGAAgtgctcccctcccttccccccccggATCGGGCCCGTGGCACAGGACCTACTGCAGCGGCTACTTTGCAAAGACCCCAAGAAGCGGCTGGGCGCGGGGCCCCAGGGGGCGCAGGAAGTCAAGAGCCACCCCTTCTTCCAG GGTCTGGATTGGGCTGCTTTGGCTGCCAGGAAAATCCCAGCCCCATTCCGGCCCCAGATCCGCTCGGAGCTGGATGTGGGCAACTTTGCAGAGGAATTTACGCGGCTGGAGCCTGTTTACTCACCCCCTGGCAGCCCCCCGCCTGGGGATCCTCGAATCTTTCAG GGATACTCCTTCGTGGCGCCCTCCATCCTGTTTGACCATAACAACGCGGTGATGACAGATGTGCTGGAAGCATCTGGCGCTGGAGACCGGCCCGGCCGGGCAGCGGTGGCCAGGAGCGCCATGATGCAG GACTCGCCCTTCTTCCAGCAGTACGAGCTGGACCTGTGGGAGCCCGCCCTGGGCCAAGGCAGCTTCTCCGTGTGTCGCCGCTGCCGCCAGCGCCAGAGCGGCCAGGAGTTCGCGGTCAAGATCCTCAGCCGCAG GCTGGAGGCGAACACGCAGCGAGAAGTGGCGGCCCTGCGGCTTTGCCAGTCGCACCCCAATGTGGTGAAATTGCACGATGTGCATCACGACCAG CTGCACACGTACCTGGTTCTGGAGCTGCTGCGGGGCGGGGAGCTGCTGGAGCACATTCGCAAGAAGAGGCACTTCAGCGAGTCCGAAGCGAGCCAGATCCTGCGCAGCCTCGTGTCGGCCGTGAGCTTCATGCACGAGGAGGCCGGCGTGGTGCACCGCGACCTCAAGCCGGAG AACATCCTGTACGCCGACGACACGCCCGGAGCCCCGGTGAAGATCATCGACTTTGGGTTCGCGCGGCTGCGTCCGCAGAGCCCCGCGGGGCCCATGCAGACGCCCTGCTTCACGCTGCAGTACGCAGCCCCCGAGCTGTTGGCGCAGCAGGGTTACGATGAGTCCTGCGACCTCTGGAGCCTCGGCGTCATTCTG tACATGATGCTGTCGGGGCAGGTCCCCTTCCAGGGGGCTTCAGGCCAGGGCGGGCAGAGCCAGGCGGCAGAGATCATGTGCAAGATCCGCGAGGGGCGCTTCTCCCTTGACGGGGAGGCCTGGCAGGGCGTGTCTGAAGAAGCTAAGGAGCTGGTCCGAG GGCTCCTGACGGTGGACCCCGCCAAGCGGCTGAAGCTCGAGGGGCTGCGGGGTAGCACGTGGCTGCAGGACGGCAGCGCGCGCTCCTCGCCCCCACTCCGGACGCCCGACGTGCTGGAATCCTCGGGTCCGGCTGTGCGCTCCGGGCTCAACGCCACCTTCATG GCCTTCAACCGGGGCAAACGCGAGGGCTTCTTCCTGAAGAGCGTGGAGAACGCGCCCCTGGCCAAGCGGCGGAAACAGAAGCTGCGGAGCGCCGCCACCTCCCGCCGCGTCTcccccgcgcccgccgccccggGCAGGGCCCCCGCCGCCAAAGGAGCCCCCAGACGAGCCAACGGCCCCCTGTCCCCCTCCtag